A window of Romeriopsis navalis LEGE 11480 genomic DNA:
GATCGCGCCTGCTTTGGCAAACTTTGGTCAACCGAGCAATACCAGCGAGAGTTTGATAGCCCCAACAGCGACATCCTGACATTATTGCGAGTTGATAGCCGGGAGATTTTAGCCTACGGCTGTGTATGGGAAATTGTGGATGAAGCACATATTACGATCGTCGCCGTCCATCCCGCACAACGACAACAAGGATTTGGAAAACTGATGCTGTGGGGGTTACTACAAGCGGCAATTATCCGCCAGCTTGCCCGAGCCACCCTCGAAGTCCGCGCAACGAATACCACTGCCATCCAGTTATACGAACAGTTCGGCTTCGAAACCGCTGGCCGTCGCAAAAAGTATTACGCCGATACCGGTGAAGACGCCTTAATTCTCTGGAAAGGCGGATTACGCAACTCAACTTGCCATAAGCAATTGACTGCGGTTAGGCAAAACCTATATCAGAAATTTCAACAACAAAGTTTCGATTTAATAGTTTCTTTAGATACAGCAGGGAATACGGAGATCGGCAGTGCTGCCTCCTAGCAAAAATTGATTGAAAGTTTACGGTGAGACGAATCCTAGACACCATCGCAACCGCACAGATTTGGTACGGTAATCGACCCTCCTTTAGGTACTCACACCCTACGGACGCCCCGAAAATACTGTGTTAGGATTGATTTCAACGGCACGCAGCAGGTG
This region includes:
- the rimI gene encoding ribosomal protein S18-alanine N-acetyltransferase; translated protein: MHLSLEHLTTDFLPEIVALDRACFGKLWSTEQYQREFDSPNSDILTLLRVDSREILAYGCVWEIVDEAHITIVAVHPAQRQQGFGKLMLWGLLQAAIIRQLARATLEVRATNTTAIQLYEQFGFETAGRRKKYYADTGEDALILWKGGLRNSTCHKQLTAVRQNLYQKFQQQSFDLIVSLDTAGNTEIGSAAS